Proteins from a single region of Palaemon carinicauda isolate YSFRI2023 chromosome 32, ASM3689809v2, whole genome shotgun sequence:
- the LOC137625405 gene encoding zinc finger protein OZF-like isoform X2, translating into MSSCDRDKMRNSESSESSMNSESEDSSSLPAVKLEKDDSVENDSFYEDGILFIEPEIELKTEPGIFESSDRDAKYSHDDVSASEEDLQSSREEPNEEDERVDTYVWTEVGLKEDCDEGEVDKEGITIKEERIENSDCDTYLCEDNDPKTDTDVGVGEKQYNAVVNLNTHMQMDAEGRYVCRECGEIFTLQSDFIVHHKVHTMETYRCDICDKAFVLKINLLKHHKIHTTKKDKQFKCKFCERIFFQRAHLKTHIQIHTGERRFKCGICEKTFARKGNLTTHNSIHTGEKPFQCNICERAFSQKSDLKKHYRNHTGEKPFKCDVCGQAFFRTNHLKNHYRIHTGEKPFKCNICGKAFSQKGNLTCHFSIHSAERPFKCNICERVFSQKSHLTKHYRTHTGEKPFKCNLCGKAFAQKSDLNRHFRIHTSPMNLLLGPSCASPSLQMDTAPHIEESG; encoded by the coding sequence ATGTCATCTTGTGACAGGGATAAGATGAGGAATTCTGAATCCTCAGAATCCTCAATGAACAGCGAAAGTGAGGATTCGTCTTCGCTTCCTGCAGTCAAGCTGGAAAAGGATGATTCGGTTGAAAATGATTCGTTTTATGAGGATGGCATTCTTTTCATAGAGCCAGAAATAGAATTGAAAACTGAGCCAGGAATATTCGAGTCGAGCGACAGGGACGCGAAATATTCTCACGATGATGTATCGGCGAGTGAGGAGGATTTACAAAGTTCCAGAGAGGAGCCCAACGAAGAGGATGAAAGAGTAGATACCTATGTATGGACGGAAGTAGGTTTGAAAGAGGACTGTGATGAAGGGGAAGTCGACAAGGAGGGGATTACGATTAAAGAAGAGAGGATCGAAAACAGTGACTGTGACACATATCTATGTGAAGACAATGATCCCAAAACTGACACCGATGTTGGTGTGGGAGAGAAACaatataatgcagtagttaacctcaacACTCACATGCAGATGGACGCTGAAGGCCGGTATGTATGCAGAGAATGCGGAGAAATATTTACTTTACAAAGTGATTTCATAGTACATCATAAAGTTCATACTATGGAGACATATAGATGTGatatctgtgacaaagcatttgtGCTGAAAATCAACCTCCTCAAACATCATAAAATTCATACGACAAAGAAGGATAAGCAATTCAAGTGCAAGTTCTgtgagagaattttttttcagaGAGCTCATCTCAAAACCCACATtcaaattcacactggggagaggCGATTCAAGTGCGGTATATGTGAGAAAACATTTGCTAGGAAAGGTAATCTTACAACGCATAATAGCattcacactggagagaagccatttCAGTGCAATATCTGCGAGAGAGCGTTTTCTCAGAAAAGCGATCTGAAAAAACATTATAGAAATCACACTGGCGAGAAGCCTTTCAAGTGCGACGTCTGTGGCCAAGCATTTTTTCGGACAAATCATCTAAAAAAtcattatagaattcacactggggagaagcctttCAAGTGCAATATCTGTGGCAAAGCATTTTCTCAAAAAGGTAATCTAACATGTCATTTTAGCATTCACAGCGCTGAGAGGCCTTTCAAGTGCAATATCTGTGAAAGAGTATTTTCTCAGAAGAGTCATCTCACCAAACATTATAGAACTCACACTGGTGAGAAGCCTTTCAAGTGTAATTTATGTGGCAAAGCATTTGCTCAGAAAAGTGATCTCAACAGACATTTTAGAATTCACACTTCACCGATGAACCTTCTCCTTGGGCCATCCTGTGCGTCCCCCAGCTTGCAAATGGACACAGCCCCTCACATTGAAGAATCGGGGTAA
- the LOC137625405 gene encoding zinc finger protein OZF-like isoform X1 encodes MSSCDRDKMRNSESSESSMNSESEDSSSLPAVKLEKDDSVENDSFYEDGILFIKPEIELKTEPGIFESSDRDAKYSHDDVSASEEDLQSSREEPNEEDERVDTYVWTEVGLKEDCDEGEDDKEGITIKEERIENSDCDTYLCEDNDPKTDTDVGVGEKQYNAVVNLNTHMQMDAEGRYVCRECGEIFTLQSDFIVHHKVHTMETYRCDICDKAFVLKINLLKHHKIHTTKKDKQFKCKFCERIFFQRAHLKTHIQIHTGEKRFKCGICEKTFAKKGNLNMHNSIHTGEKPFQCNICERAFSQKSDLKKHYRNHTGEKPFKCDVCGQAFFRTNHLKNHYRIHTGEKPFKCNICGKAFSQRGNLICHSSVHRAERPFKCNICERVFSQKSHFTKHYRTHTGEKPFKCNLCGKAFAQKSDLNRHFRIHTSQMNLLLGPSCASPSLQMDTAPHIEESG; translated from the coding sequence ATGTCATCTTGTGACAGGGATAAGATGAGGAATTCTGAATCCTCAGAATCCTCAATGAACAGCGAAAGTGAGGATTCGTCTTCGCTTCCTGCAGTCAAGCTGGAAAAGGATGATTCGGTTGAAAATGATTCGTTTTATGAGGATGGCATTCTTTTCATAAAGCCAGAAATAGAATTGAAAACTGAGCCAGGAATATTCGAGTCGAGCGACAGGGACGCGAAATATTCTCACGATGATGTATCGGCGAGTGAGGAGGATTTACAAAGTTCCAGAGAGGAGCCCAACGAAGAGGATGAAAGAGTAGATACCTATGTATGGACGGAAGTAGGTTTGAAAGAGGACTGTGATGAAGGGGAAGACGACAAGGAGGGGATTACGATTAAAGAAGAGAGGATCGAAAACAGTGACTGTGACACATATCTATGTGAAGACAATGATCCCAAAACTGACACCGATGTTGGTGTGGGAGAGAAACaatataatgcagtagttaacctcaacACTCACATGCAGATGGACGCTGAAGGCCGGTATGTATGCAGAGAATGCGGAGAAATATTTACTTTACAAAGTGATTTCATAGTACATCATAAAGTTCATACTATGGAGACATATAGGTGTGatatctgtgacaaagcatttgtGCTGAAAATCAACCTCCTCAAACATCATAAAATTCATACGACAAAGAAGGATAAGCAATTCAAGTGCAAGTTCTGTGAGAGAATTTTTTTCCAGAGAGCTCATCTCAAAACCCACATtcaaattcacactggggagaagcgaTTCAAGTGCGGTATATGTGAGAAAACATTTGCTAAGAAAGGTAATCTTAATATGCATAATAGCattcacactggagagaagccatttCAGTGCAATATCTGCGAGAGAGCGTTTTCTCAGAAAAGCGATCTGAAAAAACATTATAGAAATCACACTGGCGAGAAGCCTTTCAAGTGCGACGTCTGTGGCCAAGCATTTTTTCGGACAAATCATCTAAAAAAtcattatagaattcacactggggagaagcctttCAAGTGCAATATCTGTGGCAAAGCATTTTCTCAAAGAGGTAATCTAATATGTCATTCTAGCGTTCACCGCGCTGAGAGGCCTTTCAAGTGCAATATCTGTGAAAGAGTATTTTCTCAGAAGAGTCATTTCACCAAACATTATAGAACTCACACTGGTGAGAAGCCTTTCAAGTGTAATTTATGTGGCAAAGCATTTGCTCAGAAAAGTGATCTCAACAGACATTTTAGAATTCACACTTCACAGATGAACCTTCTCCTTGGGCCATCCTGTGCGTCCCCCAGCTTGCAAATGGACACAGCCCCTCACATTGAAGAATCGGGGTAA